One part of the Flavobacterium johnsoniae UW101 genome encodes these proteins:
- a CDS encoding RBBP9/YdeN family alpha/beta hydrolase yields METQLLILPGLGNSGEKHWQTFWHEKFKNSIRLVQDNWDEPVREDWIFRLNEAVSKLENPTILVAHSLAVSLVLHWAETHSNKNIIGALLVAPADVDSPEHTPDIIRNFSPMPLYKLPFPSIVVASENDPYALFERKQYFAEKWGSDFVNVGQQGHINSDSDLKYWEEGQVILQQLISKIK; encoded by the coding sequence ATGGAAACACAACTATTAATTTTACCGGGATTAGGAAATTCCGGAGAAAAACACTGGCAGACCTTTTGGCACGAAAAATTTAAAAATTCAATTCGTCTGGTTCAGGACAATTGGGATGAACCTGTACGCGAAGACTGGATTTTCCGTTTAAACGAAGCGGTTTCAAAACTTGAAAATCCAACTATTTTAGTAGCACACAGTCTGGCAGTTTCATTAGTATTGCACTGGGCAGAAACACATTCAAATAAAAATATAATTGGTGCCTTGCTTGTGGCTCCAGCCGATGTTGATTCACCTGAACATACACCGGATATTATCAGAAATTTTTCGCCTATGCCGCTTTACAAACTACCTTTTCCATCAATAGTAGTAGCCAGCGAAAACGATCCTTACGCCTTATTCGAAAGAAAACAATATTTTGCAGAAAAATGGGGAAGTGATTTTGTAAACGTAGGTCAGCAAGGACACATAAATTCCGATTCTGATTTAAAATATTGGGAAGAAGGACAGGTTATTTTGCAACAGTTAATTTCTAAAATTAAATAG
- a CDS encoding alpha/beta hydrolase, whose product MKKVIFLVTFVLITVSALAQQTDYETKSNIQYYNTATNKSDSYINERCVLDIYYPKNTKGFATIVWFHGGGLTGGSKEIPEALKNKGFAIIGVNYRLSPKAKAAKAIEDAAAAVSWTFNNIANYGGDPSLIFVSGHSAGGYLGMMIGLDKKWLQKEGIDANRIAGLIPFSGQCITHFEIRRENGIPEKQPTIDAFAPLYHVRADAPPLLLITGDRELEMLGRYEENAYLARMMKLVGHTQTKLYELDGYGHGMTEPAFPLLVNEVNRILKEKQTKK is encoded by the coding sequence ATGAAAAAAGTAATATTTTTAGTAACATTCGTTTTAATTACCGTTTCGGCATTGGCACAACAAACCGATTATGAAACCAAATCAAACATTCAATATTATAACACAGCTACAAATAAATCTGACAGTTACATTAACGAAAGATGTGTTCTCGATATTTATTATCCAAAAAACACAAAAGGCTTTGCCACTATTGTCTGGTTTCATGGCGGAGGATTAACAGGAGGAAGCAAAGAAATTCCGGAAGCTTTAAAAAATAAAGGCTTTGCTATTATTGGCGTAAACTATAGATTATCTCCAAAAGCAAAAGCAGCTAAAGCAATTGAAGACGCTGCTGCTGCAGTAAGCTGGACATTTAACAATATTGCTAATTATGGAGGAGATCCTTCTTTAATTTTCGTTTCAGGACATTCGGCAGGAGGATATTTAGGAATGATGATTGGCTTAGATAAAAAATGGCTGCAAAAAGAAGGAATTGATGCCAACAGAATTGCGGGACTTATTCCGTTTAGCGGACAATGTATTACCCATTTTGAAATTAGAAGAGAAAACGGAATTCCCGAAAAACAACCAACAATTGATGCATTTGCACCTTTGTATCACGTTCGCGCTGATGCTCCGCCGCTTTTATTGATTACAGGTGATCGTGAATTGGAAATGTTAGGCCGTTATGAAGAAAACGCTTATTTGGCAAGAATGATGAAACTAGTTGGACATACACAAACAAAACTATACGAATTAGACGGTTACGGTCACGGAATGACTGAACCTGCTTTTCCTTTATTGGTAAATGAAGTCAACCGAATTTTAAAAGAAAAACAAACTAAAAAATAA
- a CDS encoding PUR family DNA/RNA-binding protein, which yields MRENDMLEKEEIFSKVLRAGRRTYFFDVRATKADDYYITITESKKFTEEDGSFHFKKHKIYLYKEDFSAFAEILEEMTSYVLNHKGEEVISERHQKDFKKEYSSDKAETHRSSFTDIDFDDI from the coding sequence ATGAGAGAAAATGACATGTTAGAAAAAGAAGAGATTTTTTCTAAAGTATTACGAGCAGGAAGAAGAACTTATTTCTTTGATGTGAGAGCTACTAAAGCTGACGATTATTATATTACCATTACCGAAAGCAAAAAGTTTACTGAAGAAGATGGTTCTTTTCATTTTAAAAAACACAAAATTTATTTATACAAAGAAGATTTTAGTGCTTTTGCTGAAATATTAGAAGAAATGACTTCATACGTTTTGAACCACAAAGGCGAAGAAGTAATTTCTGAAAGACACCAAAAAGATTTCAAAAAAGAATACAGCTCTGATAAAGCAGAAACGCACAGATCAAGCTTTACCGATATTGATTTTGACGATATTTAG
- a CDS encoding ABC transporter ATP-binding protein → MKELSYLNKYFIKYKYSFSLGILITIIAQIFFLFTPKLVSQSFDVIEKFLKLSETDKKSSIITNFYEQELIHNILLIVGSAIIGGFLTFLMRQTLIVMSRHIEFDLKNEVFKQYENLSQNFYKQNRTGDLMNRISEDVSKVRMYVGPAVMYTINTVIRFAIVILYMYNVSPLLTLYTILPLPILSYCIFKLSSEINKRSTTFQQYLSKVSSFTQEIFSGIRVIKAYSLENQHQNNMIELSDESKRKSLDLAKVQSLFGPLMIALIGISNLVVIYFGGVMYINGTIPNIGTIAEFILYVNMLTWPVASLGWVSSMVQEAEASQKRLNEFLKIEPEIKNNNPNSSDIQGEIAFENINYTYEDTNIEALKEVSFTVKKGETLAILGKTGSGKSTILSLISRLYDVTSGKITIDGNEISTLNLNDLRNSIGIVPQDAFLFSDTIKNNIKFGNQNATDEEVIDAAKNAVVHDNIIAFNKQYDTILGERGITLSGGQKQRVSIARAIIKNPAILLFDDCLSAVDTETEETILNNLFEFCKDKTTIIVSHRVSSAKNADKIIILEDGKIIQQGSHNQLINQEGYYASLYLKQLSEKELL, encoded by the coding sequence ATGAAAGAATTAAGCTATTTAAACAAATATTTCATCAAATATAAATACAGTTTTTCCTTAGGTATTTTAATCACCATAATCGCACAAATATTCTTTTTATTTACCCCAAAACTGGTGAGTCAGTCTTTTGATGTAATTGAGAAGTTTCTCAAATTATCAGAAACCGATAAAAAATCTTCTATAATAACAAACTTTTACGAGCAGGAACTAATTCATAACATCCTCTTAATTGTAGGAAGTGCTATTATTGGAGGTTTCCTTACTTTTTTAATGAGACAAACCTTAATAGTAATGTCACGCCATATAGAATTTGATTTAAAAAATGAAGTTTTCAAGCAATACGAAAATCTTTCACAGAATTTCTACAAGCAAAATCGTACCGGAGATTTAATGAACCGTATAAGCGAAGACGTATCAAAAGTCCGCATGTACGTTGGTCCTGCCGTAATGTACACTATAAATACAGTTATTCGGTTTGCTATTGTTATACTATATATGTATAATGTTTCGCCGCTGCTTACCTTATATACTATTCTGCCGCTGCCAATTTTATCTTATTGTATCTTCAAACTAAGTTCAGAAATCAATAAGCGAAGCACTACATTTCAGCAATATCTTTCAAAAGTTTCAAGCTTTACTCAGGAAATATTTTCAGGAATTAGAGTAATCAAAGCGTATTCATTAGAAAATCAGCACCAAAACAATATGATTGAACTTTCAGACGAAAGCAAACGCAAAAGTTTAGATCTTGCTAAAGTGCAATCGCTGTTTGGTCCTTTAATGATTGCCCTTATTGGAATCAGTAATTTGGTGGTAATTTATTTTGGAGGTGTTATGTACATTAACGGAACTATTCCGAATATAGGTACTATTGCCGAATTTATCTTATATGTTAACATGCTGACCTGGCCCGTTGCATCGCTTGGATGGGTTTCATCTATGGTTCAGGAAGCAGAAGCTTCTCAGAAACGATTAAATGAATTTTTGAAGATTGAACCAGAAATCAAAAACAACAATCCAAATTCATCAGATATTCAGGGCGAGATTGCTTTTGAAAATATTAATTATACTTATGAAGATACTAATATTGAAGCTTTAAAAGAAGTTTCATTTACCGTAAAAAAAGGAGAAACCCTTGCCATTTTAGGAAAAACAGGTTCTGGAAAATCAACAATATTGTCTTTGATTTCCCGTTTGTATGATGTTACCAGCGGAAAAATAACAATTGACGGAAATGAGATCAGTACTTTAAACCTAAATGACTTAAGAAACAGCATAGGAATTGTGCCTCAGGATGCCTTTTTGTTTTCGGACACGATTAAAAATAACATCAAATTCGGAAATCAAAATGCGACTGATGAAGAAGTTATCGATGCTGCCAAAAATGCTGTAGTTCACGATAATATCATCGCTTTTAACAAACAATATGATACAATTTTGGGCGAAAGAGGAATAACTCTTTCCGGCGGACAAAAACAGCGTGTATCTATTGCAAGAGCAATTATAAAAAATCCTGCTATTTTACTTTTTGACGATTGTTTATCTGCGGTCGATACCGAAACGGAAGAAACGATTTTAAACAATTTATTTGAATTTTGTAAAGATAAAACTACAATAATTGTCAGTCATCGAGTTTCTTCGGCTAAAAATGCCGACAAAATTATTATTCTTGAAGATGGTAAGATTATTCAACAAGGCTCTCATAATCAATTAATAAATCAGGAAGGCTATTATGCGTCGTTATATTTAAAACAACTTTCGGAAAAAGAATTACTTTAA
- a CDS encoding Glu/Leu/Phe/Val family dehydrogenase, which translates to MNAAFATGKELQKMDPVFGQLSFDDHEQIVFCNDKDTGLKAIIGIHNSVMGPALGGTRMWNYNTEWEALNDVLRLSRGMTYKSAITGLNIGGGKAVIIGDAKTQKTPELMRKFGEFVHSLSGRYITAEDVGMETKDMDTVRDVTPYVTGISEERGGSGNPSPVTAYGVYLGMKAAAKSQFGSDVLEGKKVLVQGIGHVGETLVDYLTKEGAIVTITDINEEKLYQAASKYNATIYTGEDLYTADVDIYAPCAMGATINDNTVDKIKAKVIAGAANNQLADENVHGARLQERGILYAPDFLINAGGIINVYAELEHYGKAEIMAKTENIYNTTLEIIDYAAKNGITTHKAALTIAQNRIDARKIENAKK; encoded by the coding sequence ATGAATGCAGCTTTCGCAACTGGAAAGGAACTTCAAAAAATGGACCCTGTTTTTGGTCAGTTATCTTTTGATGATCACGAACAAATTGTATTTTGTAATGACAAAGATACAGGTTTAAAAGCAATTATTGGTATTCATAATTCTGTTATGGGACCAGCCTTAGGAGGCACAAGAATGTGGAATTATAATACCGAGTGGGAAGCATTAAACGATGTTTTGCGTCTTTCCAGAGGTATGACTTATAAATCAGCTATTACCGGTCTGAATATTGGCGGTGGAAAAGCGGTTATTATTGGAGATGCAAAAACGCAAAAAACGCCTGAATTAATGCGTAAGTTTGGTGAATTTGTACACTCTTTGAGCGGAAGATATATTACAGCTGAAGATGTTGGAATGGAAACTAAAGACATGGACACTGTAAGAGATGTAACGCCTTATGTTACCGGAATCTCTGAAGAAAGAGGCGGTTCTGGAAATCCTTCTCCTGTAACAGCTTACGGAGTTTATTTAGGAATGAAAGCTGCTGCTAAAAGTCAGTTTGGTTCTGATGTTCTGGAAGGTAAAAAAGTTTTGGTTCAGGGAATTGGCCATGTAGGTGAAACTTTGGTTGATTATTTAACTAAAGAAGGAGCGATAGTTACAATTACTGATATCAACGAAGAAAAATTATACCAGGCAGCTTCAAAATACAATGCCACTATTTATACAGGTGAAGATTTGTATACTGCCGATGTAGATATCTATGCGCCATGTGCAATGGGAGCAACAATTAACGACAATACAGTAGATAAAATTAAAGCTAAAGTTATTGCCGGAGCGGCAAACAACCAGTTAGCTGATGAAAATGTTCACGGTGCAAGATTACAAGAAAGAGGAATTTTATACGCTCCGGATTTCTTAATTAATGCTGGTGGAATCATCAATGTTTATGCTGAATTAGAGCATTATGGCAAAGCTGAGATCATGGCTAAAACAGAAAATATCTATAATACAACTTTAGAAATTATCGATTACGCTGCTAAAAACGGAATCACAACTCATAAAGCAGCACTTACAATTGCTCAAAATCGTATTGATGCAAGAAAAATCGAAAACGCTAAGAAATAA
- the nusB gene encoding transcription antitermination factor NusB, with translation MQSIYAMHQSGSDNMEKEEKFLFYSIDNIQDLYLIMLSSLIEICKKESVFLHLSSKKHLATPAERNPNEKFVKNKIFQLLAESNSLSIALENRKINNWSLNDDYIILLLNDIKASDIYKKYMSNNVNTFEEDKQFIADLFAEVIVPNDKLYEYLEDDKLTWVDDIPVVNTHIIKQLKAIKTDNPDEFRVPKLYKDVEDKDFAKDLFRRTVLNEAVLAKEYDDKTPNWDSERIAEIDTIILKMAICEFLKFPSIPVKVTLNEYLEIAKEYSTPKSSIFINGILDNLVKELEASKKMVKVGRGLM, from the coding sequence ATGCAGTCCATTTATGCAATGCATCAAAGCGGTTCTGATAATATGGAAAAAGAAGAAAAATTTCTTTTCTACAGTATTGATAATATTCAGGACTTATATCTGATAATGCTTTCTTCATTGATTGAAATATGCAAAAAAGAATCAGTTTTTTTACATCTATCAAGCAAAAAACATCTTGCAACTCCAGCAGAACGTAATCCGAACGAAAAGTTCGTTAAAAACAAAATCTTTCAGCTTCTTGCGGAAAGTAATTCCCTTAGCATTGCTTTAGAAAACCGTAAAATCAACAACTGGTCATTAAATGATGATTATATTATTTTGCTTTTAAATGATATTAAAGCAAGTGATATTTACAAAAAGTATATGAGCAATAATGTCAATACTTTTGAAGAAGACAAACAGTTTATTGCTGATTTATTTGCTGAAGTTATTGTTCCAAATGATAAATTATATGAGTATTTAGAGGATGATAAATTAACTTGGGTTGATGATATTCCGGTTGTAAATACGCATATTATTAAGCAGTTAAAAGCAATTAAAACTGATAATCCAGACGAATTTAGAGTTCCTAAATTGTATAAGGATGTTGAGGATAAAGATTTTGCAAAAGATTTATTTAGAAGAACTGTTTTAAACGAGGCTGTTTTAGCAAAAGAATACGACGATAAAACCCCAAATTGGGACAGTGAAAGGATTGCTGAAATTGATACAATTATCCTGAAAATGGCAATTTGCGAATTCTTAAAATTCCCTTCGATTCCTGTAAAAGTAACTCTTAACGAATATTTAGAAATTGCAAAAGAGTATTCTACGCCAAAAAGCAGTATTTTTATCAACGGAATTTTAGATAATCTTGTAAAAGAACTTGAAGCCAGTAAAAAAATGGTGAAAGTGGGAAGAGGGTTAATGTAA
- the yajC gene encoding preprotein translocase subunit YajC, with product MGQLSQFAPFLLMFVVIYFFMIRPQQKRAKNEKEFESSLKVGDKIVTKSGFHGKIAELAETTVVIETMSGKLKLERSAISLELSAALNKKA from the coding sequence ATGGGACAATTAAGTCAATTTGCACCGTTCCTTTTAATGTTTGTGGTAATCTATTTCTTTATGATCAGACCACAGCAAAAAAGAGCTAAAAACGAAAAAGAATTTGAAAGCAGCCTGAAAGTAGGTGACAAAATAGTAACAAAAAGCGGATTTCACGGTAAAATTGCTGAATTGGCAGAAACTACTGTAGTAATCGAAACTATGTCAGGAAAATTAAAATTAGAGCGTTCAGCTATTTCTTTAGAATTGAGCGCAGCTTTGAATAAGAAAGCTTAA
- a CDS encoding YdeI/OmpD-associated family protein, with the protein METNSDKKHVWDKVNQWEEELLFLKAIIDKTELVETIKWGGPIYVYNKKNVIGIGGFKNYFAIWFINGVFLKDEKKRLINAQEDKTKSMRQWRFTSKEEVNEKEVLEYILEAIENEKEGKVIKPSKKETIVSELLEKEMLQNPALKDAFEKFTPYKQYEFLEYIESAKQEKTKLARIEKVIPMILGNIGLNDKYR; encoded by the coding sequence GTGGAAACGAATTCTGATAAAAAACACGTTTGGGATAAAGTCAATCAATGGGAAGAAGAACTTCTTTTTCTAAAAGCAATCATTGACAAAACTGAACTGGTCGAAACCATAAAATGGGGAGGTCCAATTTATGTTTACAACAAAAAAAATGTTATCGGAATTGGAGGTTTTAAAAATTATTTTGCAATTTGGTTTATAAATGGTGTATTTCTGAAAGATGAAAAAAAGAGACTGATAAATGCTCAGGAAGACAAAACAAAATCGATGCGTCAATGGCGTTTTACTTCAAAAGAAGAAGTAAACGAAAAAGAAGTTCTTGAGTATATTTTAGAAGCAATTGAAAATGAAAAAGAAGGAAAAGTCATAAAACCTTCAAAAAAAGAAACCATTGTTTCAGAACTTCTTGAAAAAGAAATGCTTCAAAACCCGGCTTTAAAAGATGCTTTTGAAAAATTTACTCCTTATAAACAATACGAGTTTCTGGAATATATTGAAAGTGCAAAACAGGAAAAAACAAAACTCGCGAGAATTGAAAAAGTAATTCCGATGATTTTAGGGAATATTGGATTAAACGACAAATACAGATAG
- the pepT gene encoding peptidase T gives MQHIIDRFISYVTIDTESDPNSKTTPSTEKQWNLANKLVEELKAIGLTDVTIDDKAYIMATLPSNVDHEVPTIGFVSHFDTSPDFSGANVKPQIVENYDGKDIVLNAEKNIILSPDYFKDLLQYKGQTIITTDGTTLLGADDKAGITEIVSAMEYLIQHPEIKHGKIRIGFTPDEEIGRGAHHFDVEKFGAQWAYTMDGSQIGELEYENFNAAGAKITFKGKSVHPGYAKGKMINSMLLANEFINELPKGETPQETKGYEGFFHVHHLTGSIEETVLELIIRDHNKKKFEKRKELIEKIAKKFNKKFAKKFGEDIVITEIRDQYYNMKEKVLPVKHIVDIAEKAMRELNIKPIIKPIRGGTDGSQLSFMGLPCPNIFAGGHNFHGKYEYVPAESIQKATDVIVKIAELTAVPGIFDTPEKPKRTR, from the coding sequence ATGCAACATATCATAGATCGTTTTATCAGTTATGTAACAATTGATACTGAATCAGATCCGAATTCGAAAACAACACCAAGTACAGAAAAACAATGGAATCTTGCCAATAAGTTAGTTGAAGAACTAAAAGCAATTGGATTAACAGATGTTACTATAGACGACAAAGCTTACATCATGGCAACCCTGCCAAGCAATGTCGATCACGAAGTGCCTACAATTGGTTTTGTTTCTCATTTTGATACTTCACCAGATTTCAGCGGTGCCAATGTAAAGCCTCAAATAGTAGAGAATTACGACGGAAAAGATATTGTTTTAAATGCTGAAAAAAACATCATTTTATCTCCAGATTACTTTAAAGATTTATTACAATATAAAGGACAGACGATTATTACAACTGACGGAACTACCTTGTTAGGTGCCGATGATAAAGCCGGAATTACTGAAATTGTTTCGGCAATGGAATATTTAATTCAGCATCCGGAAATAAAGCATGGAAAAATCAGGATTGGTTTTACGCCAGATGAAGAAATCGGTCGCGGCGCACATCATTTTGATGTTGAAAAATTTGGTGCTCAATGGGCTTATACTATGGACGGAAGCCAGATTGGCGAATTAGAATATGAAAACTTTAATGCTGCCGGAGCGAAAATTACTTTTAAAGGAAAAAGTGTTCATCCTGGTTATGCAAAAGGTAAAATGATTAATTCTATGCTTTTGGCCAATGAGTTTATCAACGAACTTCCAAAAGGAGAAACACCTCAGGAAACTAAAGGTTACGAAGGATTTTTTCACGTTCACCATTTAACAGGAAGTATTGAAGAAACTGTTTTAGAATTGATTATTCGTGATCACAACAAAAAGAAATTCGAAAAACGTAAAGAGCTGATTGAGAAAATTGCGAAAAAATTCAATAAAAAATTCGCAAAGAAATTTGGCGAAGATATTGTTATTACCGAAATAAGAGACCAATATTACAATATGAAGGAAAAAGTTCTTCCGGTAAAACATATTGTGGATATCGCTGAAAAAGCGATGCGCGAATTAAACATCAAACCTATCATAAAACCAATTCGCGGCGGAACAGACGGTTCTCAGTTGTCTTTTATGGGGTTACCTTGTCCGAATATTTTTGCGGGCGGGCATAATTTCCACGGAAAATACGAATATGTTCCTGCAGAAAGCATTCAAAAAGCAACTGATGTAATTGTAAAAATTGCAGAATTAACAGCAGTTCCCGGAATTTTTGATACACCTGAAAAACCTAAAAGAACAAGATAA
- a CDS encoding formylglycine-generating enzyme family protein has translation MKNKTFWIFAFLTIFIISITYGVTKLISPKEKVKEKVKETALECHETPNTSEPSAFKPTIENKNKPSGKAPEGMVWIPGGEFSMGSNVEDESLCSIKGVTKDAAPIHRVYVDGYYMDKTEVTNEEFEKFVKATGYVTVAEQKPTKEEFPTANEEDLITGSVVFTPTPSAVNLNNFLQWWRYEPGADWKHPEGPQSNIKGKEKYPVVHVVYEDAAAYAKWAGKRLPTEAEWEFAARGGKTGNLYAWGNDLKPKGKFQANIYQGHFPIKDGDTGEDGFKGIAPTAQFAPNAYGLYDMAGNVWEWVNDWYSVDYYKSLAESGKTVKNPQGPNAYYDPNDPTEIKRVHRGGSFLCTDQYCTRYMVGTRGKGEIRSAANHVGFRCVKSI, from the coding sequence ATGAAAAATAAAACCTTTTGGATTTTCGCATTTCTGACCATCTTTATAATTTCCATTACTTATGGTGTAACTAAATTAATTTCACCTAAAGAAAAAGTAAAAGAAAAAGTAAAAGAAACAGCTTTAGAATGTCACGAAACACCAAATACTTCAGAACCATCGGCATTTAAACCTACCATCGAAAACAAAAACAAACCTTCAGGCAAAGCTCCGGAAGGCATGGTTTGGATTCCCGGAGGAGAATTCTCTATGGGAAGTAATGTTGAAGATGAAAGTTTATGCAGTATAAAAGGGGTTACAAAAGACGCTGCTCCTATTCATCGTGTTTATGTTGACGGATATTATATGGACAAAACTGAAGTTACAAACGAAGAATTTGAAAAATTTGTAAAAGCGACAGGTTATGTTACGGTAGCTGAACAGAAACCAACTAAAGAAGAGTTTCCTACAGCTAATGAAGAAGATTTAATTACAGGTTCAGTGGTTTTTACTCCCACTCCTTCAGCAGTTAATTTAAATAATTTTCTGCAGTGGTGGCGTTACGAACCGGGTGCTGACTGGAAACATCCGGAAGGTCCGCAGAGCAATATTAAAGGAAAAGAAAAATATCCTGTTGTACATGTTGTATATGAAGATGCTGCTGCTTATGCTAAATGGGCAGGAAAAAGACTTCCAACTGAAGCAGAATGGGAATTTGCTGCACGCGGCGGAAAAACAGGAAACTTATATGCATGGGGAAATGATTTAAAACCAAAGGGAAAATTTCAGGCCAATATTTATCAAGGTCATTTTCCAATAAAAGATGGTGATACCGGCGAGGATGGTTTTAAAGGAATAGCTCCAACCGCACAATTTGCACCAAATGCGTATGGTTTATACGATATGGCCGGAAATGTATGGGAATGGGTGAATGACTGGTACAGTGTAGATTATTACAAATCATTAGCAGAAAGCGGTAAAACAGTCAAAAATCCGCAGGGACCAAATGCCTACTATGATCCTAATGACCCAACTGAAATAAAACGTGTGCATCGCGGCGGTTCTTTTTTATGTACTGACCAGTACTGTACACGCTATATGGTTGGAACAAGAGGAAAAGGAGAAATCAGATCTGCTGCTAACCATGTTGGCTTTAGATGTGTAAAGAGTATTTAA
- a CDS encoding DUF6515 family protein produces the protein MKNISKTIKKAAIVCLSGSFFLISIDSLAQRRVGGGGGGVHRPSGGAHTRPAATRPANQSRPATRPAATRPGSNGSGTKVTRPANASNTKINNRNNSGNRNSDNIRNSGNRNTNISGNTVNRNRNNVNINVNNSVHVRNNRNTIVRPGPRPYARPPYVYGGYRYNCYHPYFPRPYVPFYWGPVWHPWGFFVATLAVTAIVVSVESTQYHYDQGVWYTSTNGGYTAVPAPVGGTVNNIPSGAETVNTGTVNNYYYGGTYYEKDGEKYTVVAPTAGTIVENLPEGGEEVTIGDAKYVKFGETYYQPVKIDGKDKYEVVQVEKE, from the coding sequence ATGAAAAACATAAGCAAAACAATAAAAAAAGCAGCAATTGTTTGTCTGTCCGGATCGTTTTTTTTGATTTCTATTGACAGCCTTGCACAACGTCGTGTTGGAGGCGGCGGAGGCGGTGTTCACAGACCTAGTGGCGGCGCTCACACAAGACCTGCTGCAACAAGGCCGGCCAATCAATCACGTCCGGCAACAAGACCTGCAGCGACAAGACCAGGATCTAACGGATCTGGAACAAAAGTTACAAGGCCCGCAAATGCATCAAACACAAAAATTAATAACAGAAACAATTCAGGTAACCGAAATTCTGACAACATTAGAAACTCTGGCAACCGAAATACCAACATAAGCGGCAACACAGTTAACAGAAACAGAAACAATGTAAATATTAACGTTAATAACAGTGTTCATGTTCGTAACAATCGTAACACAATTGTGAGACCAGGACCTAGACCTTATGCACGTCCGCCTTATGTATACGGAGGTTACAGATACAATTGCTATCATCCTTATTTCCCACGTCCTTATGTTCCTTTTTATTGGGGTCCCGTTTGGCATCCGTGGGGCTTCTTTGTAGCCACATTAGCAGTCACAGCAATTGTGGTTAGTGTAGAAAGCACGCAGTATCATTATGATCAGGGAGTTTGGTACACCTCGACAAACGGAGGTTATACAGCTGTTCCCGCACCTGTTGGCGGTACAGTAAATAATATTCCAAGCGGTGCTGAAACGGTCAATACAGGAACCGTTAATAACTATTACTACGGAGGAACGTATTATGAAAAAGATGGAGAAAAATATACAGTAGTAGCACCAACAGCCGGAACTATAGTTGAAAACCTGCCAGAAGGAGGTGAAGAAGTTACTATTGGTGATGCTAAATATGTAAAATTTGGAGAAACCTATTATCAACCCGTAAAAATTGACGGGAAAGATAAATATGAAGTAGTTCAAGTTGAAAAAGAGTAG